The nucleotide window gacgactggcccgagctggtcgggtagatctattatggggtgcggttacctgctcattaggttgactttgaatcatacttaccagagctagggtttcagcgagtttggtgctgacccaatcgatggagtcgagtaggtcagtgttgtcgatctgcttccctttataGCGAGGAAGTGGATGACGGGttatcggcgtggctgaaggtgatacgggcgtggttggagccagatgtaccatggtcggagccagatccatcgtggtcagagccgtatccaccatggtcggagccatatccatcgtggtcggagccgtagccgatgtaggtgaggCAATGGTCGGCGCatactgaatccacgcctcctctgtggtcatggtgatgaagtcgtcggagccggtggtctaggtgatctggccaacggtgaacgtgaggccgttcggcgtagccatggagccagagatgatgaccatcctatttgcttggagagcagtacgcacaccccctacctggcgcgccactgtcgatgaaatatggttgacagtctacctaggggtatgcccaaggtagtagattgttggtagaTAGATACGCAAGcctcaaacaagatggtgacgcaagacagacatgaggttttgtCTAGGTTCgtccgccaagaaggcgtaatacctacgtcctgcgtctgattgtattgctgtatgtcaatgagagatgttttttagaggggtcccatgcccgccttatatagtccgaggggcagggttacagatctggaaactaatcctagccagttagaattgccatatgtggccggataaggattcctattctaatcgaccaggatcttgcttgatcgctaaatctgccttgactccttgtgcgggactccgatcaggttggccgggccgcgcgtcgtcttttggtggaccggacccactgatccgggccggcccaagcctagccgtaagggtataggggttaatacccccacacccactaagccttctattccatctgcgcctctaaccaggcctttcccgctacatttaccatcttgtctacttctttctttgtctccttgaactcgtgctctgtacgtacacaacatagagcctttactttgtcacatacctccttcttCCACTAACGCCGCTAGAAAtttgcggcaaagtgtctcatgcaccatctatgtactagaggcgggaacccatctatttgCTCAcctacagcattaagaagccctgcgtgacggtcggagatcaaacatatagtgcgagttgggccaagcacttggaCACGTAGTAGCCGCATGAACCAAGActacgattcattgttctctccctctaccaaagcaaaagccatgggtactatctggtccttaggatcaacagcagcagccatcatcaaggtgcccctgtactttcctgtcaggaaagtgccatcaacaagtacgactggccgacaaaactggaatgcatattctgtttgcgcgaacgaccaaaacacacgatagaggacatgcctcaatgggtcccgaaaaaacatccctctagtgtccacaaaccatttcaagccagggttgtaataatgcattacacataagatgtggggcaccctgttgtatgcttcctcccaagtaccccatcgaatcgcgagagcgatttgcttagcacgccaagtcTTTCCGTACGACACATCATACCTAACGAATCcatatatggactgttgtaaacaagacaccgagatgtcgttattgtcatcaacgaggccCAATATatgacgggcaaggtaacgtgcagtgagctgctgatgattttccttccccctattgtttaggcaagtgtggggttcaacaactttagttatcctccacttgccatcaccttgtctccttcgtgcatttaacctccacagacaaccatttttgcatatcaagtggtacctcaactcctggtccaaatgagtgacggtgtatggtctatggtggtacacagcatagtcctgaaggaagagtttcatctctgacattgtgttgaatatcatccccttcctaagggattctttctcatggttatacaataaATTCCTACATAGCTGGAGACCGgtatcacaaactaccatatccgtcatgctaacatccctatagttcgaaacgcccctaaaaggtacgttcttggaccttagttgctcaagctcagtcgctgtgtatggtggtggtggaacatactgctgcgcttcgctaattctggcccatgaatcatagcgGTTATCATCTACagccaaatctatgactagtctaccctgaacaTGGACACCATGTAAAACCTCGGTTCATActagtaatggcatagtatgaaccggtactggcatggcatcagccgATGTTGCcacagcatctgtacctccttggtcatcatcggaatcatctgaatcactgctaactacatcaccgatcctatcctcctcctcctgctcctcctcttcctattcgaactcattcacatcgaagtcattgcttatatagcctactgcagttgaatgaaactgctcctgcgtcaactgaccgtccaaatccatgttatcctgacttgcttcccctttgacacctaattcttgttcattgcctccaaaaccatcaatggacgggccgtcctgcacaccatgcatcctgtacccattctccaccaccacctcagccatgggcacattggaaccttggagaacccttgTGTAGCGAGACCAGTGAgtagggtcgcgcaagggcatgaggacatagtgtgccctagtctttccagtatcaaacctccccttgagTGTGAAATCACccccaaactttgtattcaaacggacacaaaggtcattgAAGCTAGGAGATTCATCAAactattccaattcttcttccatatcctcaaacataccatcttctctcctaacacttcctccgaacaaaactctaacacaacaatccatctgcaaaagcatttcaagaaacttcatgaagtcatcgaaatcatcgtacgtaatgtccatactaacattattacattttctaactataactatactaactaatcaaatagaaacttcatgaagtcgtcgaaataactgtactaactaaactaacttacTTTGCTACCTATACTAACGTATTATATTatgtatactaactaaactaactaactttactaactatattagctatactttgataattttactaactttattaactgtgctaactatattagtggagtacctcgctgcagcaCCTAGGCGGGCAGCCGCCCTGCGTGACCGGAGGTTCTGGCCGGAGGGGGAGCGTGCCTATGTGCGGGCGCGGTGGCTGCACCGGGCGACCGGCGGCCTGGCAGGCGCGGCTCGCTTACTGCCTCAGCTGGCTTGCTGGCGTGGGCGGGATAACTGGCATGGGCGGATGCGGCCGCGGTGGACGGCGTCCTCGGCCGCGGGCAGGCGCAGGcgaaggcgggcgcggcggccttgCCTTGCTCTATTTCTCGTGGAACGCCGATTGCTCGGGCAAGAGGCAGCGGCAGCGTTTATaccgggctctgccgcgccatagatcagggcgcggcagagccttgccacgtcagcggccagTGGTAATGGTCGCCACCACGTAACGCgtctgccgcgccgccatgcatggcacgacacaggcatttggccgcgccatggcaatagacacggccaaaagtgttagttttaaaaaaactgacagcgttagatttaaaattatattaaaaaagggttaaaattaaaaaaatccttcctagtagggatgaaaacggtacggatatttttcgattgtattcaaaaccgaatccgtttagaggggttgagatctgtccgtatgcaagtccggatatccaacatccgatgccgtatccgtatctgaatactcaaatcgcatatttatgatgtcgatatccaatcgtatcctatccgacgtagttgacactatccgtattcgaatccgaatccagacagaaatatgaaaacaaatgtaatatcggtgatatccgtccgtatctgatccgttttcatccctacttccTAGAAAGTTGTATGTCTATCCTCAATGTTGTCCTAAGAGTATATCTATGGTGACCCGCCCATCATAAGTTTACGATGTATTCATTGAATGTATGTGCTAGATGAAGCCCTCCAAATATTAGGGGGTGAGGCAGTCGCTCTTGGCCTCTCACCCACCACCTGTCGGGACAcctttcttctcttcctccttcctcctagCAGATCTATTAGGTGGTCATGTAACATCTGCAATGACACTTATGGCAGCGTGGTGAGACAGTATGAGAAAGAAGGCCGAGTGGGTGCCTTTTGACATGCTAACCAATGGCTCAACTTTGAGCCCATTAGCCTTAACACATTAAGAGTCTGTTTGGTACAACTCAGCTTCACCAGTGAATCAACTTTTGATGGCTTTGCTCTAAAAACAACTTTACCGAGTAGAgctgaatctattttcataaacgTTTGGTAAAACGTCTTTTGAGGAAAGATAGCAGAGAGAAAACTAGAAGAAACTAATATTTTTAGCTTCACTTAGCTTCACCTAGAGAACCGTGCATGTGAGAGGAGCTGAAAAACACCCGAACCCATTTGGCAAGAGAAGATGAAAACAGCTTTGTGAAGTTGATTGAGAAGCTTTACCAAACACACTCTAACATAGCACCAGGGCGCCACCGCCCTCTTAGTCTCTCTCCTGACTCTAGACACCGTTCGTTGCGGCAGACTTTCTCATTCGTTTGCATTTAGAGCATCAATGCACCACTGCTCGTCACTCATCGGGGCATATGGCTATCGCCCGCCGATGATCGGCCAAGTTGCTCTAGTGTTGGCCCACTTAAAATTTTGGTCTAGCTCCGCCACTTGTGTGAGAATAGGGGCAAAACCAACTTGGTGAACATTGAGGGAGGAAATTCAATCTCACGGCGGTTTGACTTTCTGAACAGCGACACCGGGTAATCGACCCCTGTCCAGACCCGTCAGTACCTTGGCAGCAGCGTATGTGGCGTGGTCGACATAGGtatccggccggccggccgctgAATGGACGGATGGGAGTCGCCGAATTGAATTGCCACAGCTAAGGCGTTTTGATGTTTCGGAAAGCGACGCTAGAATCGGCGATCCTTCCCGTGGCCTGGCCACCGATCGAAAACGACACGCCAAGAGATGGGAGGGGAGGGAGTGGGAGGAGCGCCTCTGCACGCCTTGTGCCGATGCTCCGGACACATCGCTTTCCTGTAGGCGTCCTGCGAGGGTCTACTGCCATAATGCCACTGATAGGGAGCATGGCGCTGGCGCCTCCTCTGCTCTGCACAGTGGCCTCGACGAGCTTGTACAGACTCGTTTCGCACGCGTTTAGTGTACGTAGTACGTACATACAACATGCCCAAATAGGATTTGCTTAATTAGGAATCGTTAAAAGCGCGGGGAGTTATTTCGCACATGCTTAGGGATGCCAGCAGCTTTATTTCCCTTGGTACGTTGGCCTATTTAAACGTATATAATATACATGGTTGCTTGCCGTCTTCGCAAAAATGGCTGATTTGAGTGCTACACGATGATCAGCCTGTAAGCTGGAATTTATCTTCGGAGATTTAAGTTAGGTTCAAGGTTTGCTGCAAAATTTTTGGCAGATACATTTCAATTCAAAAATTGTCTATTAGACTTGTTTGGCCACAAAAGAGTGGGTAAATATACTTTCAAACGATACTTTCCAAAAAAGGTTGGCTGACCATATATAGTCACCAAAAATGTGGAACCATGCATCATACTGTTAGGGAACTCCTTTGGATTGAGGAGGAAACTCAATCCACATGAGGAATGGGTGTATCCAAAAGAGCCCTTGAGTACATTCCTCGATCAGGCTCCTTAGAATCCGTCAATGTAAGAACTAGGTGCTGAAGCTTGGCTTTAACAACACGATTTGGGAAAAAAACATGGTCAGAGACTGTGTGGGACTAGCAATTACTAAAAGTATTACAGTAACTCTTAACCATAGTGTTCAAGCTCAGTTTTTCGGCTTAGTTGTCATCGTCGTCGTTTTTTCTTGGTTCCGCCCCTTGAGGTTGCTCTTATTGCTTTGTTGTACTACCCAGTCTCTGTCTTTTCTTCTACTTAATATCATCAGTACCTTTTCTACATGGTTCGTTTCAAAAAAAGGTGTTCAAGTTCATGGTTGTTGAAGCGAGCCAAGGCCGAGTAGCTCTCTAGCTTCGAGCCTTCTAACCTGCACTATATAGGTGAGACGGTGGATCTACGTTATTGGGTTTTCTTTTTGGCAAAATACACATGCATACCCTTCTTCATTGGGTCCTTCAGCAATTTGCTCAGGGGTGGTATTACTGTCAGATGAGATCTGGTGTTCTCTACTAGATTTTCCACCACAAATGATGAATAGTATTGAACCTTATTATTCCCTGCAACCCCAGGTAATGTAAAGGTAATCCATGGATTCCAGCGCGATGATGCTGTTCTTTCACTACAACAAAGTTAGATTAAAGTTCAGGCATCATTAGAACGGCATATATGTCAATGAGTTTATTTGGGACCGTCCGGGCGTTGTACTTTGTAggcctttttttttctctttttaataATGGACAGCAGAACTCCTGCCACTCCTTTCAGTAAAACCAAACCAAAACCAGCATATTGGTCCCATTAATTTGCAATGGAGAAACATAGGTTCTTATCACCGTACGCAAAAATATCATATGAAATTCTTGCAGGAACTTATGCTCTATAGCTCAATGCTCTCTTTTCTTCCAAAGTGAAGAACTTTAGTAACATTTTTTAATGATTCGACATATGCCAAACACACAAAACACAAAATATGAACAGTTAGGTGCGTGACAGAAATCACGTTAACTTGTTACGTGTCTGCTGCCCTTTTTTAGATAATGACTTGTTGCTGCTGGATGCTCAAAATGTGATATTTTTTCCTATCCTGCTTTATTAATTGCATATTGCAGCAAACTTTTGATGAACTTTTGTGGCAGGATAGAGACAGACTTGTACTTCAATCCTGCGAGATACTTTACAGAAGCTGTATTCGTATGAAATCCTAACAGTGTCAAATCTCTTTGGACATTTTTAAAGTGACCGAGTTCTATGGTTAGGAAGAAGACTACCTTGAATAATCTCTGTTTTCCTTTTCCTGATTGCAAATAGTATGGAAACATGGTCCCAAATAGAACAGAAAAACACAACTTAACTTGGAGCTAGCTGTTACTGTaatgttttaaaaaattaaatagAATAGGTCATTCTCATTGTCAACTCCATACATAAACATCAAGATGGTACACATGCATGTCAACGCTAACACTCTACCAACCACTAGAGGTaaggtactactactactatacacaACTTTACTACATAATAACACTCCTCTGTACATATACAAGGGCCCATGGGTACAGCAAAATCTGGGCTCTACATGACGCGCTCAATATCTCCGGCCTTCTTGCCATTGCCCAAGCAGGCTCGCTCTCCAGTTTTCGGAACCTCCGGAGCCTGGATCCGCTGCTGTAGTATGCCGATGCGCGCTtgcttctcctctgtttcttggTTTATTATGGTTACCCTGAACTTCGTTCTCTGCTCCAAGATGATCGATCACCTATATATCTCTGAATTTGTGCTTGGACAGCTCTTGGCCAAATTAGGTCAAGTTTTGCACTTTTGctggacatgcatgcatgatgacAAGCTTGATATCTGAAGTTAGCAGGTCCATGCATGCATGAGAGGTCATCAATCGGTAAGTTGATGGgcatccatcatcatcatcgtcatcatcatcttgtggagGTTTGCTTCTCCCATTCCACGGCGATGTCCTGCGCAACCTTGACAGCGTCGGAGGAGACGCCGGAGAGGCCTCTCCTGGTGAAGCCAACAGAGTAGAGCCCTGACTCCCCCTTCCAGCCGTGTGGGAACGGCACCCTTGGGTACCCTTCCTCGGTGAAGAAATCACTTCCCTGAGCAGCACAAGAGGAGAGCCCCAATTTAGATGACAGTGAaagttctgttttttttttaaaaaaaaaaactttatgaTATAGTATTTAGAGGATGGAGGATATGGCACTTTTAGTACTACCTAACGGCTTTAGAACTGTCAAATTGGCATTAGAAATTAAGCCCTGCTTTGTTAGGCATCATTATCCAGCCTTTTTAGAGCCAGCGAGGCCCTTTTGGGTACAATACAATACACCTCTTCTTATCAAGTTCACATAAAAATGGTTTGTAAAGTTAGTTGCTAGCTAGCATAATTTCCTCTTtagatttttcttttcttcaacAACTAAAATCCTATGAAAGTTAAGGTTTTTATATATTATTAATTAACCACCGTTATTATTGTGAATGAATGAAAAAAAAGGTGAGCCAAGCACTATGGATGTGACATGCATGAAGTTAATCAACATGTTGTACCTTGAGCCACTGAGGGACGTTGCTGTGGTAGCCGGTGGCCAGTATGACCGCGTCGGCGGCGACGCGTCGGCCGTCGACGAGCTCGGCGCCGCCGCGGAAGAACCTCTTGATCCCCGGCACGACCTGTATGTGTCCGGAGCGGATCCTGGCGAGCGCGCCGATGTCGAGCACGGGGGTCCTGCCCCTGGCGTTCTTGAGCTCGAGCGGGCCCCCGGGCGGGCGGCGGATGCCGAGCTTGTCCAGGTCGCCGAGGAAGAGGCGCGCTAGGAGGACGAGGATGGCGTCCACCAGCCAGAGCGGCAGGAAGCGGAGGAGGAAGACGGCGACGGAGAAGGTGGCCACGCCGAACATCTCCCTAGGCAGGACGTGCACCTTCTTGTCGAGAAAGAATTGAATCGAGTCAGCCAAAGAGAAATAATCGAGTGATGGATGGAGTGGTCGGTGCGTCGTGTCGTGCGTGCTCACCGCGTCCCTGACGACCATGGATGGGAGGGCATTGTGGTCGCAGAGGTCGAGGCAGACCTCCATGCCGGAGTTCCCGCAACCGATGACGAGGACGCGCTTGCCGCGGTAGGCCTCGCCGCACTTGTACTCGGAGACGTGTGATACAGGACCCGCGTAGTCCCGCGCGCCCTCGAACTCCGGGACGATTCGCTCGGCGTTCTCGCCCGTGGCGACGACGAGCCAGCGGCCGATGTACTCGGTCGTCGCAGCGGCGTcctcagcagcagcaacagcgctAACGTCCTCGGCGCGCACCCGCCAGAGCCCCGCGGCGGCGTCGTAGCGCGCGGACGTGACCGCCTGGTTGAACCGCGGCTGGACGCCGGACCGTTCCGCGTAGGCGTTGAGGTAGTCGACGAACTGGCGCTTGGTGGGGTACTCCGGGTAGTGGTCCGGGAACGGCATCCCCGGGAGCTCGCAGAAGTGGCGCGGCAGGTGCAGGCGGAGGCGGTCGTAGGTGCGGCGCTGCCACAGGGACGCGATGCAGTCGGCGCGGTCCAGCACGACGCAGGGCACCCCGCGCGCGCGCAGGCACGACGCCACGGAGAGCCCCGCTGGACCCGCGCCCACCACGATCGGCCCGTTCACCCACACCACCCGGCTCGCCGCCGGCGCTGATTCGTCTGCTGCTGCCATCGATGGATCGATCAAATGATCAATCACTAGTCTAGCTGCTCGCTACCTACTTGTAGACTAGTAGCTGTTTCTCTCTCTGTATGGGTGTGTGTGGATATGTTATGGATGGATCGAGTATTCGAGTATGTATGTATGAGATGAGAGAGACGGATGGGCGAAACAaagtgagggagagaggaaggatGGAAGAAGGGAGGTGCAATGGGCGGGTTGTGTAGGAGGAGGGGGTTGCACTCATGGGGTTTAAATAAGGGGGCGGGCACGGGGGCAGGCGCTGGATGGAATGGAACCAACGGAGGGCGATGGCAGGGGAAGTTGACATGCGGCGGATGGCCACTCGATCGGACAGTGGGTGACTGGGTGGGGATTAGTTATATGCCAATGCAGGCGGGCGGCAGCCGAATCTGGTTCTCTCTTGTGCtctgctgcagctgcagctgctgcaATCAGTCTTCCATCGAGCATATACTAGTATAGCAAAGCATGCGCGTGCCTTCAGTTTTTCGTCCCCCTTTCCAATCGATCCGTGTACGTGTAGAAATAGAATCATGGGAAATAAACATGCATCAAGGACCATGATTGCATGATAGCGAACTAGCTAGCTAGTACcaggggcggacacagcggtggggcggggggctcaagcccctccTATCAGTATCGCagcagtggaacccctgtggagcctctataaatttttaggcaaagttctatagtgtagaaaggactgagacttaagatcgaacaatAATGTTGTTCAGCCCTCCTGAAATATTTTCTGAATCAGTACTACAGCATGCATACCTAACAGGACAGCCGACTTATACTTATTTATACCTAGTAGCATTTAGCAACCTAGCATTTAGCAAACCAATAGGCCGGGGACAATGGATGATGGATTGAATATGCAATTGCCAACCCGGTGGGCCGAGAGCTAGCACGTACGTCCTCCGATCCTACTCGTACGTGGTATGGCACACCTGGCACCATCCGATCCGATcctgtgcagtgcagtgcagtgcagttgCCGGGTGCTAAATGCATGTTGCTTGCCGTACGTGACGTGTTGGACCTAGCCTACCGCCTCACCAACTGGTGTGTGTGTATCGATCGTGTTCATCAACATTCATGGCGCGCGGTTGCTTGATTCGGGATTGATTATCCGGGTTCAACCTAGTCATTTTCTAGATTAGTGGTTTCAAACTTTAAGTGTTGCCTGCTGCCTGCCTAGCTACCATGCATCACCAATTGTACGTGCTCGAGCCTATATCTATATATGTATAGCTTCCATTAATAAAATGTACTCTCTCCGTCCTAAAATACTTTACCTTATAGGATTCAAATTTTATCACAAAATACTTGGCGCGCTCACTTTTCAATACACATTTCTCTTCTTCCAACACATATTTATCGCTATATTTCTCCCTATCTCTTTCCTTGTTTTATGTGCATAACACATTTTCACTTTTCCTTAATTCTTGTATCCAAATCTAAAATGtcatctattttgggacagagagaTTATTGTTCAAGCAAGCATTGAAATAAACTAGAGGAggatatttttttttcaaagatTTTCCCCCTGACATAGTAGAGATAGGTCGACGCTTTGTACACACTATCTCAATGGCTTTGAACGGAAAAAAACCAAGATAGGGGGTTATCTTTACACTAATAGTATAATGTTAtgttcgcaaaaaaaaaatagtAGGATAATGTTATAACAGACGTCTCATTGCCTATGGCAACATCACCTGTTAGTGAAAGAACCGTAACCAAACATTTGAGCACCCACATGCTAATATAAG belongs to Miscanthus floridulus cultivar M001 chromosome 4, ASM1932011v1, whole genome shotgun sequence and includes:
- the LOC136551369 gene encoding probable indole-3-pyruvate monooxygenase YUCCA9 isoform X1; the encoded protein is MAAADESAPAASRVVWVNGPIVVGAGPAGLSVASCLRARGVPCVVLDRADCIASLWQRRTYDRLRLHLPRHFCELPGMPFPDHYPEYPTKRQFVDYLNAYAERSGVQPRFNQAVTSARYDAAAGLWRVRAEDVSAVAAAEDAAATTEYIGRWLVVATGENAERIVPEFEGARDYAGPVSHVSEYKCGEAYRGKRVLVIGCGNSGMEVCLDLCDHNALPSMVVRDAKVHVLPREMFGVATFSVAVFLLRFLPLWLVDAILVLLARLFLGDLDKLGIRRPPGGPLELKNARGRTPVLDIGALARIRSGHIQVVPGIKRFFRGGAELVDGRRVAADAVILATGYHSNVPQWLKGSDFFTEEGYPRVPFPHGWKGESGLYSVGFTRRGLSGVSSDAVKVAQDIAVEWEKQTSTR
- the LOC136551369 gene encoding probable indole-3-pyruvate monooxygenase YUCCA9 isoform X2, which translates into the protein MAAADESAPAASRVVWVNGPIVVGAGPAGLSVASCLRARGVPCVVLDRADCIASLWQRRTYDRLRLHLPRHFCELPGMPFPDHYPEYPTKRQFVDYLNAYAERSGVQPRFNQAVTSARYDAAAGLWRVRAEDVSAVAAAEDAAATTEYIGRWLVVATGENAERIVPEFEGARDYAGPVSHVSEYKCGEAYRGKRVLVIGCGNSGMEVCLDLCDHNALPSMVVRDAVHVLPREMFGVATFSVAVFLLRFLPLWLVDAILVLLARLFLGDLDKLGIRRPPGGPLELKNARGRTPVLDIGALARIRSGHIQVVPGIKRFFRGGAELVDGRRVAADAVILATGYHSNVPQWLKGSDFFTEEGYPRVPFPHGWKGESGLYSVGFTRRGLSGVSSDAVKVAQDIAVEWEKQTSTR